From a region of the Mycobacterium sp. SMC-8 genome:
- the marP gene encoding acid resistance serine protease MarP has protein sequence MNSSQWLDISILALALIAAISGWRSGAPGSLLALVGVALGAAAGILLAPYVVDHISGPRTKLFVTLFLILALVVIGEIAGVVLGRAVRGAIRSPGLRVVDSVVGVALQLVLVLTAAWLLGTALVSSPQPNLVAAVQGSKVIAEVDSVAPSWLRSVPNRLSALWETAGLHDVLKPFGPTPVAEIDPPDPSLATSPVVNTTRSSVVKVRGVAQSCQKVLEGTGFVIAPNRVMSNAHVVAGSNSVTVEVDGQTYDAGVVSYDPNADISILDVPNLPSAPLQFVDAEAQPGTDGIVMGYPGGGDFTATPARVREVIELNGPDIYRSTTVTREVYTIRGTVRQGNSGGPMINRQGKVLGVVFGAAVDDVDTGFVLTADEVARQMAKVGNVERVPTGTCINAG, from the coding sequence ATGAACTCGTCTCAGTGGCTTGATATCAGCATCCTGGCGTTAGCCCTGATCGCCGCCATCTCCGGCTGGCGATCGGGCGCGCCGGGCTCCTTGCTGGCTCTTGTCGGGGTGGCGCTGGGCGCGGCGGCGGGAATCCTGCTGGCCCCCTACGTCGTCGACCACATCAGCGGCCCGCGCACCAAGCTCTTCGTCACCCTGTTCCTGATTCTGGCGCTGGTCGTGATAGGCGAGATCGCGGGGGTGGTGCTCGGCAGAGCCGTACGCGGGGCGATCCGCAGTCCCGGGCTGCGGGTGGTCGACTCGGTCGTCGGGGTCGCGTTGCAGCTGGTGCTGGTGCTGACGGCGGCCTGGCTGCTGGGCACCGCGCTGGTGTCCTCGCCGCAACCCAATCTGGTCGCCGCGGTGCAGGGTTCCAAGGTCATCGCCGAGGTCGACTCCGTCGCTCCCAGCTGGCTGCGATCGGTACCCAACCGGCTTTCGGCGCTGTGGGAGACCGCCGGACTGCACGACGTGCTCAAACCGTTCGGACCGACACCGGTCGCCGAGATCGACCCGCCGGACCCGTCGCTGGCCACCTCGCCGGTGGTCAACACGACCCGGTCGAGCGTGGTGAAGGTGCGCGGAGTCGCGCAGAGCTGCCAGAAAGTGCTGGAGGGCACCGGTTTCGTCATCGCCCCCAACCGGGTGATGTCCAACGCGCACGTGGTGGCCGGGTCGAACAGTGTCACCGTCGAGGTGGACGGACAGACCTACGACGCGGGGGTGGTCTCCTACGACCCCAACGCCGACATCTCGATCCTCGACGTGCCCAACCTGCCGTCCGCCCCGCTGCAGTTCGTCGACGCGGAGGCGCAGCCGGGCACCGACGGCATCGTGATGGGCTATCCCGGCGGCGGCGACTTCACCGCGACCCCGGCGCGGGTGCGCGAGGTCATCGAGCTCAACGGGCCGGACATCTACCGGTCCACCACCGTCACCCGCGAGGTCTACACCATCAGAGGCACTGTGCGCCAGGGCAACTCCGGCGGGCCGATGATCAACCGGCAGGGCAAGGTGCTCGGTGTGGTGTTCGGCGCGGCCGTCGACGACGTCGACACCGGATTCGTGCTCACCGCCGACGAGGTGGCCCGGCAGATGGCCAAGGTCGGCAACGTCGAACGCGTCCCGACCGGCACCTGCATCAACGCGGGCTGA
- a CDS encoding CoA pyrophosphatase produces MSWDSRHDELIPSAAPPWLVPLVEDPGAVKNAYRRRVAPEVLAGLAAANTTAAVTGTRRDAAVLVLFSGPRDGAPGVLPDDADLLVTVRASTLRHHAGQAAFPGGAADPQDRSPVHTALREATEETGIDTGRLQPLAVLDKMFIPPSGFHVVPVLAYSPDPGPVAVVDAAETAVVARVPVRAFVNPQNRISVYRKQNTRRTAGPAFLLNEMMVWGFTGQVIAALLEVAGWAVPWESDNVYELDDAMALLDAQGSYGDAQR; encoded by the coding sequence GTGAGCTGGGACAGCAGACACGACGAGCTGATCCCGTCCGCCGCTCCGCCCTGGCTGGTCCCGCTCGTCGAAGACCCCGGCGCGGTCAAGAACGCCTACCGCCGCAGGGTTGCGCCCGAGGTGCTGGCCGGGCTCGCTGCGGCCAACACCACGGCCGCGGTGACCGGCACCCGCCGGGACGCCGCGGTGCTGGTGCTGTTCTCCGGCCCCCGGGACGGGGCGCCGGGTGTCCTGCCCGACGACGCCGACCTGCTGGTGACCGTGCGGGCCTCCACCCTGCGCCATCACGCCGGCCAGGCTGCCTTCCCCGGCGGGGCCGCCGACCCACAGGACCGCAGCCCGGTGCACACCGCGCTGCGTGAGGCCACCGAAGAGACCGGCATCGACACCGGCCGACTGCAGCCGCTGGCCGTGCTGGACAAGATGTTCATCCCGCCGTCGGGCTTCCATGTCGTGCCGGTGCTGGCGTACTCACCGGATCCGGGACCGGTCGCGGTGGTCGACGCGGCCGAGACGGCCGTCGTGGCCCGGGTCCCGGTGCGCGCCTTCGTCAATCCCCAGAATCGGATCTCGGTGTACCGCAAGCAGAACACCCGCCGCACGGCCGGCCCGGCATTCCTGCTCAACGAGATGATGGTGTGGGGGTTCACCGGGCAGGTGATCGCTGCTCTGCTGGAGGTGGCGGGCTGGGCGGTGCCGTGGGAAAGCGACAACGTGTACGAACTCGACGACGCAATGGCGTTGCTGGACGCCCAGGGCAGTTACGGTGATGCGCAACGATGA
- a CDS encoding TlpA disulfide reductase family protein: MSVSASTRWSIVALVILIALGVALWTELGAGDSEPGARRDVPSARDRRDADTPEALTGPRARADLAPCPSPGPGPGPEALRGIVLECAGDGSRVDVAKALAGKAVVLNLWAYWCGPCADELPAMAEYQRRAGPAVTVLTVHQDENESAALLRLAELGVHLPTVQDGRRTIAAALQVPNVMPATVVLRPDGSVAEILPRSFATVDEIAAAVDPKIGVA, from the coding sequence TTGTCCGTCAGTGCGTCGACCCGGTGGAGCATCGTGGCGCTGGTCATCCTGATCGCCCTCGGTGTCGCGCTGTGGACCGAACTAGGTGCCGGCGACTCCGAACCGGGCGCGCGACGCGACGTGCCGTCTGCGCGGGACCGGCGCGACGCCGACACCCCGGAGGCGCTGACCGGTCCGCGTGCCCGCGCCGATCTGGCGCCGTGCCCGTCGCCGGGTCCCGGTCCCGGCCCGGAGGCGCTGCGCGGCATCGTGCTCGAGTGCGCCGGGGACGGATCGCGTGTCGACGTCGCGAAAGCACTGGCCGGCAAGGCCGTCGTGCTCAACCTGTGGGCGTACTGGTGCGGACCCTGCGCCGACGAGCTGCCCGCGATGGCCGAGTATCAGCGCCGCGCCGGCCCGGCGGTCACCGTGCTGACGGTGCACCAGGACGAGAACGAGAGCGCGGCGTTGCTGCGGCTGGCTGAGTTGGGGGTGCACCTGCCGACCGTGCAGGACGGGCGCAGGACCATCGCCGCAGCGCTGCAGGTGCCCAACGTGATGCCGGCCACGGTGGTGCTACGCCCGGACGGTAGCGTTGCCGAGATCCTGCCCCGGTCATTTGCGACCGTTGACGAGATCGCCGCCGCGGTCGATCCGAAGATTGGAGTCGCGTGA
- a CDS encoding DUF4177 domain-containing protein: MSEATKWEYATVPLLTHATKQILDQWGEDGWELVSVLPGPTGEQHVAYLKRPK; this comes from the coding sequence GTGAGCGAAGCGACCAAATGGGAGTACGCGACCGTCCCGCTGTTGACGCACGCCACCAAACAGATCCTCGACCAGTGGGGTGAAGACGGCTGGGAACTGGTCTCGGTGCTGCCCGGACCCACCGGCGAGCAGCACGTGGCCTACCTCAAGCGACCCAAGTGA
- a CDS encoding RidA family protein, producing the protein MSAWSARLDELGIALPEVVAPLAAYVPAVRTGNLVYTAGQLPIAGGELTVTGKVGAEVSAEDAHALARRCALNALAAVDALVGIDAVVKVVKVVGFVASAPGFGGQPGVINGASELFGEIFGEAGAHARSAVGVSELPRNAPVEVEVIVEVA; encoded by the coding sequence GTGAGCGCCTGGTCGGCCCGACTGGACGAGCTGGGCATCGCGCTGCCCGAGGTGGTCGCGCCGCTGGCGGCCTACGTCCCGGCGGTGCGCACCGGCAACCTCGTCTACACCGCCGGACAGCTGCCGATCGCCGGCGGTGAGCTGACCGTGACCGGCAAGGTGGGCGCCGAGGTGTCGGCCGAGGATGCGCACGCGCTGGCCCGCCGGTGCGCGCTCAACGCGCTGGCCGCCGTCGACGCGCTGGTCGGCATCGACGCTGTGGTCAAGGTGGTCAAGGTCGTGGGCTTCGTCGCCTCCGCGCCCGGCTTCGGCGGGCAGCCCGGTGTCATCAACGGGGCCTCCGAGTTGTTCGGCGAGATATTCGGCGAGGCCGGCGCCCATGCCCGCTCCGCGGTCGGGGTGTCCGAGCTGCCGCGAAACGCGCCGGTGGAAGTGGAAGTGATCGTGGAGGTCGCGTGA
- a CDS encoding ArsA family ATPase, with the protein MSHTPPALDMASILRDTSNRVVVCCGAGGVGKTTTAAAMALRAAEYGRTVVVLTIDPAKRLAQALGIRDLGNTPQRVPLAPEVPGELHAMMLDMRRTFDEMVIQYSGPGTADAILDNQFYQTVATSLAGTQEYMAMEKLGQLLAEDKWDLIVVDTPPSRNALDFLDAPKRLGSFMDSRLWRMLLAPGRGIGRLVTGAVGLAMKGMSTILGSQMLSDAASFVQSLDATFGGFREKADRTYDLLKRRGTQFVVVSAAEPDALREASFFVDRLSSEHMPLAGLILNRTHPTLCQLHAEKAAEAADDLAETDPDSVAVAALRIHADRASTAKREVRLLSRFTGANPHVALVGVPSLPFDVSDLEALRAIADQITGGPAAA; encoded by the coding sequence ATGAGCCACACCCCACCGGCCCTCGACATGGCGTCGATTCTGCGCGACACCTCCAACCGGGTCGTGGTCTGCTGCGGGGCGGGCGGCGTCGGCAAGACCACCACCGCGGCCGCGATGGCTCTACGGGCCGCCGAATACGGCCGCACCGTGGTCGTGCTGACCATCGACCCGGCCAAGCGGCTCGCCCAGGCGCTCGGGATCCGGGATCTGGGCAACACCCCGCAGCGGGTGCCGCTCGCGCCGGAGGTGCCCGGCGAACTGCACGCGATGATGCTCGACATGCGTCGCACGTTCGACGAGATGGTGATTCAGTACTCCGGACCCGGCACGGCGGACGCGATCCTGGACAACCAGTTCTACCAAACTGTGGCCACCTCGCTTGCCGGCACACAGGAGTACATGGCCATGGAGAAGTTGGGACAGCTTCTGGCAGAAGACAAGTGGGATCTGATCGTCGTCGACACCCCGCCTTCGCGCAATGCGCTGGACTTCCTCGACGCCCCCAAACGCCTGGGCAGCTTCATGGACAGCAGGTTGTGGCGGATGCTACTGGCACCGGGCCGCGGCATCGGCCGGTTGGTCACCGGCGCGGTCGGCCTGGCGATGAAGGGCATGTCGACGATTCTCGGTTCCCAAATGCTATCGGACGCAGCCTCTTTCGTGCAGTCCCTGGACGCGACGTTCGGCGGATTCCGGGAGAAGGCCGACCGTACCTACGATCTGCTCAAACGGCGGGGCACACAGTTCGTGGTGGTGTCGGCCGCCGAGCCCGACGCGCTACGGGAGGCGTCGTTCTTCGTCGACAGGCTCTCCTCCGAGCACATGCCGCTGGCCGGGCTGATCCTCAACCGGACCCATCCGACGTTGTGTCAACTGCACGCCGAGAAAGCGGCCGAGGCCGCCGACGATCTGGCCGAGACCGACCCGGACTCGGTGGCGGTGGCGGCGTTGCGTATTCATGCCGACCGGGCCTCGACGGCCAAGCGGGAGGTGAGGCTGCTGTCGCGTTTCACCGGCGCGAACCCGCACGTGGCGCTCGTGGGTGTGCCGTCACTGCCGTTCGACGTATCCGACCTCGAGGCGCTGCGAGCGATCGCCGATCAGATCACCGGCGGGCCAGCCGCGGCGTAG
- the nth gene encoding endonuclease III translates to MNRALAEAFPHVYCELDFTNPLELTVATILSAQSTDKRVNLTTPALFKKYRTAVDYATADRTELEELIRPTGFYRNKANSLIGLGQALVERFDGKVPATLDELVTLPGVGRKTANVILGNAFDVPGITVDTHFGRLVRRWRWTAEEDPVKVEHAVGELIERREWTLLSHRVIFHGRRVCHARKPACGVCVLANDCPSYGTGPTDPLIAAPLVKGPETEHLLALAGL, encoded by the coding sequence ATGAACCGCGCTCTGGCAGAAGCGTTTCCGCACGTGTACTGCGAATTGGACTTCACCAATCCGCTGGAGCTCACCGTCGCAACCATTCTGTCCGCGCAGAGCACCGACAAGCGCGTCAACCTCACCACCCCGGCTCTGTTCAAGAAGTACCGGACTGCCGTGGACTACGCGACCGCCGACCGTACCGAGCTCGAGGAGCTGATCCGGCCCACCGGGTTCTACCGCAACAAGGCCAACTCGCTGATCGGGCTGGGCCAGGCGTTGGTGGAACGCTTCGATGGGAAGGTTCCGGCCACCCTCGACGAACTGGTCACGCTGCCCGGCGTCGGCCGCAAGACCGCCAACGTCATCCTGGGCAACGCGTTCGACGTCCCGGGAATCACCGTCGACACCCACTTCGGGCGGTTGGTCCGTCGGTGGCGCTGGACCGCCGAGGAGGACCCCGTCAAGGTCGAGCACGCCGTCGGCGAGCTCATCGAGCGCCGCGAGTGGACACTGCTCAGCCACCGGGTGATCTTCCACGGCCGGCGCGTGTGCCACGCCCGTAAGCCCGCCTGCGGGGTGTGCGTGCTCGCCAACGACTGCCCGTCTTACGGGACCGGCCCCACCGACCCGCTCATCGCCGCGCCGCTGGTCAAGGGGCCCGAGACCGAGCACCTGCTGGCGCTGGCGGGGCTGTAG
- the crp gene encoding cAMP-activated global transcriptional regulator CRP yields the protein MDEILARAGIFQGVEPSAVSALTKQLQPVDFPRGHTVFAEGEPGDRLYIIISGKVKIGRRSPDGRENLLTIMGPSDMFGELSIFDPGPRTSSATTITEVRAVSMDREALRAWIADRPEIAEQLLRVLARRLRRTNNNLADLIFTDVPGRVAKQLLQLAQRFGTQEGGALRVTHDLTQEEIAQLVGASRETVNKALADFAHRGWIRLEGKSVLISDSERLARRAR from the coding sequence GTGGACGAGATCCTGGCCAGGGCCGGAATCTTCCAGGGTGTAGAACCGAGCGCCGTTTCCGCGCTGACCAAGCAGTTGCAGCCCGTCGACTTCCCGCGCGGACACACGGTGTTCGCCGAGGGTGAGCCCGGCGACCGCCTGTACATCATCATCTCCGGGAAGGTGAAGATCGGTCGCCGTTCCCCGGACGGTCGCGAGAACCTGCTGACGATCATGGGCCCGTCGGACATGTTCGGTGAGCTGTCGATCTTCGACCCGGGTCCGCGGACCTCGAGCGCCACCACCATCACCGAGGTGCGCGCGGTGTCGATGGACCGTGAAGCGCTGAGGGCGTGGATCGCCGACCGGCCCGAGATCGCCGAGCAGCTGCTGCGCGTGCTGGCCCGCCGTCTTCGCCGCACCAACAACAACCTCGCCGACCTGATCTTCACCGACGTCCCCGGCCGCGTCGCCAAGCAGCTGCTGCAGCTTGCGCAGCGCTTCGGCACGCAGGAGGGCGGCGCGCTGCGCGTCACGCACGATCTGACCCAGGAGGAGATCGCCCAGCTGGTCGGCGCGTCCCGCGAGACCGTCAACAAGGCGCTCGCCGACTTCGCCCACCGCGGCTGGATCCGCCTGGAGGGCAAGAGTGTGCTGATCAGCGACTCGGAGCGGCTGGCCCGCCGAGCGAGGTAG
- the ponA2 gene encoding transglycosylase/D,D-transpeptidase PonA2 produces the protein MPEHPSGRPPRAVTVIKLAWCVLLASVVAAGLMFPIVGGFGLVSNRASDVVANGSAQLVEGEVPQVSTMTDSKGNIIAWLYNQRRFEVPSDQIANTMKLAIVSIEDKRFADHNGVDWQGTLTGLSGYLSGNLDTRGGSTIEQQYVKNYQLLVIAQTDAEKRAAIETTPARKLREIRMALTLNETLTKPEILTRYLNLVSFGNNAFGVQDAAQTYFGVNASELNWQQAALLAGMVQSTSTLNPYTNPDGALARRNVVLDTMIDNLPEYADELRAAREEPLGILPQPKELPRGCIAAGDRAFFCDYVLEYLARAGISKDQVAKGGYMIKTTLDPDVQATVKNAITQYASPDLPGVASVMSVIRPGKESHPVLAMASNRTYGLNLDAGETMQPQPFSLVGNGAGSVFKVFTTAAAMEMGMGINAQLDAPSRFEAKGLGSGGARGCPPATWCVQNAGNYRGQMSVTDALATSPNTAFAKLIAQVGVQRTVDMAVRLGLRSYALPGTARDYDPESNESLADFVKRQNIGSFTLGPIEVNALELSNVAATLASGGTWCPPNPIAEVYDRYGEPVSVTTETCEQVVPEGLANTLAVAMSKDDTGAGTAAGAAGSAGWTLPMSGKTGTTEANRSSAFLGFTNQYAAASYIYDDSTAPTELCSFPLRQCGSGNLFGGNEPARTWFTAMTPIATAFGDVTLPPTDPRYVDGAPGSKVPSVAGLTQDAARQRLREAGFQVADQPSPVNSSSSYGTVVGTSPTGQTVPGSIITIQISNGIAPAPPPPPAGAPPPGGPPPPVGQQVIQIPGLPPITVPVLGPPPPPPPG, from the coding sequence ATGCCGGAGCACCCCTCGGGCCGTCCGCCGCGCGCGGTGACGGTCATCAAGCTCGCCTGGTGTGTGTTGCTCGCCAGTGTGGTGGCCGCCGGATTGATGTTCCCGATCGTCGGCGGTTTCGGGCTGGTGTCCAACCGCGCATCCGACGTCGTGGCCAACGGCTCGGCGCAGTTGGTCGAGGGCGAGGTCCCTCAGGTGTCGACCATGACGGACTCCAAGGGCAACATCATCGCGTGGCTGTATAACCAGCGGCGCTTCGAGGTGCCCAGCGATCAGATCGCCAACACGATGAAGCTGGCGATCGTTTCTATCGAAGACAAAAGGTTTGCCGACCACAACGGTGTCGATTGGCAGGGCACGCTCACGGGCCTGTCGGGTTACCTGTCGGGCAACCTCGACACCCGCGGTGGTTCGACGATCGAACAGCAGTATGTGAAGAACTACCAGCTGTTGGTGATCGCGCAGACCGACGCCGAGAAGCGGGCCGCGATCGAGACCACCCCGGCCCGCAAGCTGCGCGAGATCCGCATGGCGTTGACGCTGAACGAGACGCTCACCAAGCCGGAGATCCTGACCCGCTACCTGAACCTGGTGTCGTTCGGCAACAACGCGTTCGGCGTGCAGGACGCCGCGCAGACCTATTTCGGTGTCAACGCCTCGGAGCTGAATTGGCAGCAGGCCGCACTGCTGGCCGGCATGGTGCAGTCCACGAGCACGCTCAATCCGTACACCAACCCCGACGGTGCGCTGGCGCGCCGCAACGTGGTGCTCGACACCATGATCGACAACCTGCCCGAGTACGCCGACGAGCTGCGCGCGGCCCGGGAGGAGCCCCTCGGGATACTGCCCCAGCCGAAGGAACTGCCGCGCGGCTGCATCGCCGCAGGCGACCGCGCGTTCTTCTGCGACTACGTGCTGGAGTACCTGGCCCGCGCCGGGATCAGCAAGGATCAGGTGGCCAAGGGTGGCTACATGATCAAGACGACGCTGGATCCGGACGTGCAGGCCACCGTCAAGAACGCGATCACCCAGTACGCCAGCCCGGATCTACCCGGCGTCGCGAGTGTGATGAGCGTGATCCGGCCAGGTAAGGAGTCGCACCCGGTGCTGGCGATGGCCAGTAACCGTACCTACGGCCTGAATCTGGACGCCGGGGAGACGATGCAGCCGCAGCCGTTCTCGCTGGTGGGCAATGGCGCCGGGTCGGTGTTCAAGGTCTTCACCACGGCCGCGGCGATGGAGATGGGCATGGGCATCAACGCCCAGCTCGATGCGCCCAGCCGCTTCGAGGCCAAGGGGTTGGGCAGCGGCGGTGCGCGGGGCTGCCCGCCCGCGACCTGGTGCGTACAGAACGCCGGCAACTACCGCGGCCAGATGAGCGTCACCGATGCACTGGCCACCTCCCCCAACACGGCGTTCGCGAAGCTGATCGCCCAGGTCGGGGTGCAGCGCACCGTGGACATGGCGGTGCGGCTGGGCCTGCGCTCCTACGCGCTGCCGGGCACCGCGCGCGACTACGACCCGGAAAGCAACGAGAGCCTCGCCGACTTCGTGAAGCGGCAGAACATCGGTTCGTTCACCCTCGGCCCGATCGAGGTCAACGCACTCGAGCTGTCCAACGTGGCCGCGACGCTGGCCTCCGGCGGCACGTGGTGCCCGCCCAACCCGATCGCCGAGGTGTACGACCGCTACGGCGAGCCGGTGTCGGTGACGACCGAGACGTGTGAGCAGGTCGTCCCGGAGGGGCTGGCCAACACACTGGCCGTCGCGATGAGCAAGGACGACACCGGTGCGGGAACCGCCGCCGGTGCGGCGGGCTCGGCGGGCTGGACCCTGCCGATGTCCGGCAAGACGGGCACCACCGAGGCCAACCGTTCGTCGGCGTTCCTGGGCTTCACCAACCAGTACGCCGCGGCCAGCTACATCTACGACGACTCGACGGCGCCCACCGAGCTGTGCTCGTTCCCGTTGCGGCAGTGCGGCTCCGGCAACCTGTTCGGCGGCAATGAGCCGGCCCGCACCTGGTTCACCGCGATGACACCCATCGCCACCGCGTTCGGTGACGTCACGCTCCCGCCCACGGATCCGCGCTACGTGGACGGGGCGCCGGGTTCGAAGGTGCCCAGCGTGGCGGGTCTGACCCAGGACGCCGCGCGGCAACGTCTGCGCGAGGCCGGATTCCAGGTCGCCGATCAGCCCTCGCCGGTCAACAGTTCGTCGTCGTACGGCACCGTGGTGGGCACGTCCCCGACCGGGCAGACGGTTCCGGGATCGATCATCACCATCCAGATCTCGAACGGCATCGCCCCCGCTCCGCCACCGCCGCCGGCCGGTGCGCCGCCGCCGGGCGGGCCGCCACCGCCGGTCGGCCAGCAGGTGATCCAGATTCCGGGCTTGCCGCCGATCACGGTGCCGGTCCTCGGCCCGCCGCCGCCACCGCCGCCGGGCTGA
- a CDS encoding ArsA family ATPase, with protein MATTPSGSSGSSGSSRTKQPGWPSRLTKARLHFVSGKGGTGKSTIAAALALALAAGGRKVLLVEVEGRQGIAQLFDVPPLPYEEVKIATAEGGGQVNALAIDTEAAFLEYLDMFYNLGLAGRAMRRIGAVEFATTIAPGLRDVLLTGKIKEIVTRNEKDQPRGKGAVYDAVVVDSPPTGRIARFLDVTKAVSDLAKGGPVHSQAEGVVKLLHSDLTAIHLVTLLEALPIQETLEAIEELREMGLPIGSVIVNRNIPAYLAPDDLAKAAEGVIDADAVRAGLANAGITLSDDDFAGLLTETIQHATRIAARNESAEQLAELDVARLDLPSLPDGVDLGSLYELAEELAHQGVR; from the coding sequence GTGGCTACCACCCCTTCCGGGTCTTCCGGTTCTTCCGGATCGTCCCGCACCAAGCAGCCCGGCTGGCCTTCGCGCCTGACCAAGGCGCGGCTGCACTTCGTCTCCGGCAAAGGCGGCACGGGCAAGTCGACCATCGCCGCGGCGCTGGCGCTGGCGCTGGCCGCGGGTGGCCGCAAGGTGCTCCTCGTCGAAGTCGAAGGGCGCCAAGGGATCGCGCAGCTCTTCGACGTCCCGCCACTGCCCTATGAAGAGGTCAAGATCGCGACCGCCGAAGGCGGGGGCCAGGTCAACGCGCTGGCCATCGACACCGAGGCGGCGTTCCTCGAATACCTGGACATGTTCTACAACCTCGGCCTGGCCGGACGGGCGATGCGCCGGATCGGCGCCGTCGAGTTCGCGACGACGATCGCTCCTGGCCTGCGGGACGTGTTGTTGACCGGCAAGATCAAAGAGATCGTCACGCGTAACGAGAAGGATCAGCCGCGGGGCAAGGGCGCCGTGTACGACGCGGTCGTCGTCGACTCGCCGCCCACCGGACGTATCGCACGCTTCCTCGACGTCACCAAGGCCGTGTCGGACCTGGCCAAGGGCGGGCCCGTGCATTCGCAGGCCGAAGGTGTGGTCAAGCTGCTGCACTCGGATCTGACGGCGATCCACCTCGTCACGCTGCTTGAAGCGCTGCCGATCCAGGAGACGCTGGAGGCGATCGAGGAGCTGCGGGAGATGGGTCTGCCCATCGGCAGCGTCATCGTCAACCGCAACATCCCCGCCTACCTCGCTCCCGACGACCTGGCCAAGGCCGCCGAGGGCGTCATCGACGCCGATGCGGTGCGGGCCGGTCTGGCGAACGCGGGCATCACGCTCTCCGACGACGATTTCGCCGGCCTGCTCACCGAAACCATCCAGCACGCCACCCGCATCGCGGCGCGCAACGAGAGTGCCGAGCAGCTCGCCGAACTCGATGTGGCCCGGCTGGACCTGCCCTCGCTGCCCGATGGGGTCGACCTCGGCAGCCTCTACGAACTAGCCGAAGAGCTCGCCCACCAGGGCGTGCGGTGA
- a CDS encoding WhiB family transcriptional regulator yields MSTIKPAARKTSVDPSGQSIPHSAEAEARIAWVSQARCRQTDPDELFVRGAAQRKAAVICRHCPVIAECGADALDNRVEFGVWGGMTERQRRALLKQHPEVVSWADFFAAQRKHRTAG; encoded by the coding sequence GTGTCAACAATCAAGCCTGCGGCTCGTAAGACCTCCGTGGACCCATCCGGCCAGTCCATTCCGCACAGCGCAGAGGCCGAGGCCCGCATTGCCTGGGTCTCACAAGCCCGGTGTCGCCAGACGGATCCGGATGAACTGTTCGTCCGCGGCGCTGCCCAGCGCAAAGCCGCGGTGATCTGCCGGCATTGCCCCGTCATCGCCGAGTGCGGCGCTGACGCGCTGGACAATCGAGTGGAGTTCGGCGTCTGGGGAGGCATGACCGAGCGTCAGCGCCGCGCCCTGCTCAAGCAGCATCCCGAGGTCGTCTCCTGGGCCGACTTCTTTGCCGCTCAGCGCAAACACCGTACTGCTGGCTAA
- a CDS encoding MBL fold metallo-hydrolase, with amino-acid sequence MEHPAYNVLRPVTDTASVLLCENPGLMTLDGTNTWVLRGPGCEEMVVIDPGPDDKDEHIERLAALGPIPLVLISHRHGDHTGGIDRLVDLTGAVVRSVGSGFQRGLGGSLTDGEVIDAAGLKITVMATPGHTADSVSFLVDDDLVLTADTILGRGTTVIDDEDGDLGDYLESLRRLRGLGHRRVLPGHGPELDDMVAVSQMYLTHREERLDQVRAALRALGEDATARQIVEHVYTDVDEKLWDAAEWSVQAQLNFLRK; translated from the coding sequence GTGGAGCACCCCGCGTACAACGTGCTGCGACCGGTGACCGACACCGCGTCGGTGCTGCTGTGCGAGAACCCAGGGCTGATGACGCTCGACGGGACCAACACCTGGGTGCTGCGCGGACCGGGCTGCGAAGAGATGGTCGTAATCGATCCCGGCCCCGACGACAAGGACGAGCACATCGAGCGGCTTGCCGCGCTCGGCCCGATTCCGCTGGTGCTGATCAGTCACCGCCACGGCGACCACACCGGCGGCATCGACCGACTGGTCGACCTGACCGGTGCGGTGGTGCGGTCGGTGGGCAGCGGTTTCCAGCGCGGTCTCGGCGGCTCGCTGACCGACGGTGAGGTGATCGACGCGGCCGGTCTCAAGATCACCGTGATGGCGACCCCCGGCCACACCGCCGATTCCGTGTCCTTCCTCGTCGATGACGATTTGGTGCTGACCGCGGACACGATCCTGGGGCGGGGCACCACCGTCATCGACGACGAGGACGGCGACCTCGGGGACTACCTGGAGTCGCTGCGCCGGCTGCGCGGTCTCGGGCACCGTAGGGTGCTGCCCGGGCACGGACCCGAACTCGACGACATGGTCGCCGTCAGCCAGATGTATCTGACGCATCGCGAAGAGCGACTCGACCAGGTCCGGGCCGCGCTACGCGCATTGGGGGAGGACGCCACGGCCCGGCAAATCGTCGAGCACGTGTACACCGATGTCGATGAGAAGCTGTGGGACGCCGCCGAATGGTCGGTGCAAGCGCAGCTGAACTTCCTGCGGAAGTAA